The following coding sequences are from one Apodemus sylvaticus chromosome X, mApoSyl1.1, whole genome shotgun sequence window:
- the LOC127674742 gene encoding olfactory receptor 13H1-like → MKKMNYQEIGNHTKVTEFILVGLSRHPTSQSVVFWTLMFLYIVTLAGNSLIIFLVGGNSQLHTPMYFFLGNLSLLDLLFSTSVVPLIMVNSLYNFSTISYSSCFTQLAFRAFLALAECFLLAIMAYDRLVAISNPLRYNVVMSSRVCIVMALLAWMAAFLLTVLPILLFPISFCGHNVVNHFSCEVQAIFKLLCSNTISLQIMMIACAIISMPVPLIFILISYLCILKAVLRIHSTKARLKAFSTCASHLIVVAIYFGTLIYIYVRPQSKISHNGDKIVSMFYAAVTPMLNPLIYTLRNKDVKAVLRRVNCGVKL, encoded by the coding sequence atgaagaaaatgaattaCCAGGAAATTGGAAACCATACCAAAGTGACTGAATTCATTCTTGTGGGACTGTCTAGGCATCCCACATCTCAGAGTGTTGTCTTCTGGACACTGATGTTTCTCTATATAGTTACTTTGGCAGGAAACAGTTTGATTATTTTCCTAGTAGGAGGTAACTCTCAACTGCACACACCAATGTATTTCTTTCTTGGTAACTTGTCTTTACTGGATCTTCTATTTTCTACCAGTGTAGTAcccctgatcatggtgaattcaTTGTATAACTTCTCCACTATCTCCTACAGCTCCTGTTTTACCCAGCTTGCTTTCAGGGCTTTCTTAGCACTAGCCGAATGTTTTCTGCTTGCCATTATGGCTTATGACAGGCTTGTAGCTATTTCAAATCCACTCAGGTATAATGTGGTTATGTCTTCTCGGGTATGTATTGTCATGGCTTTGCTTGCCTGGATGGCAGCCTTCCTTCTCACTGTTCTGCCCATTCTACTCTTTCCAATCAGTTTCTGTGGGCATAATGTAGTCAATCATTTCTCCTGTGAGGTTCAAGCCATCTTCAAATTGCTCTGTTCTAATACCATTTCTTTACAGATTATGATGATCGCTTGTGCTATCATTTCAATGCCAGTACCTTTAATTTTCATTCTTATCTCTTACCTTTGTATCCTCAAGGCTGTTTTAAGAATCCATTCAACTAAGGCCAGGCTTAAAGCCTTTTCTACATGTGCCTCTCACTTGATTGTGGTTGCTATCTACTTTGGGAcactaatatatatttatgtgagaCCACAGAGCAAAATATCCCACAATGGGGACAAGATTGTCTCAATGTTTTATGCAGCAGTGACCCCAATGCTAAATCCTCTCATCTATACCCTAAGAAATAAGGATGTGAAAGCTGTTCTCAGGAGGGTAAATTGTGGGGTCAAATTGTAA